In one window of Brassica rapa cultivar Chiifu-401-42 chromosome A07, CAAS_Brap_v3.01, whole genome shotgun sequence DNA:
- the LOC103831775 gene encoding probable phospholipid-transporting ATPase 5, with product MARGRIRSKLRLSNLYTFGCLRPSTLEGEDPPHPLQGPGFTRTVFCNQPHMHKKKPLRYRSNYVSTTRYNLITFFPKSLYEQFHRAANLYFLVAAILSVFPLSPFNKWSMIAPLVFVVGLSMMKEALEDWRRFIQDVKINARKTCVHKTDGGFRSRKWKKVRVGDVVKVEKDEFFPADLLLLSSSYEDGICYVETMNLDGETNLKVKRSLEVTLPLDDDESFKNFMGTIRCEDPNPSLYTFVGNLEYQRQTFPLDPSQVLLRDSKLRNTAYVYGVVVFTGHDTKVMQNSTKSPSKRSRIERTMDYIIYTLLVLLILISCISSSGFAWETEFHMPKMWYLRPDAPEDLTNPISPVYAGVVHLITALLLYGYLIPISLYVSIEVVKVWQASFINQDLRMYDDESGVPAQARTSNLNEELGQVHTILSDKTGTLTCNQMDFLKCSIAGASYGVRSSEVELAAAKQMAVDREEHGEMVTSTRVYGTCDSSGTREIEVESGGDNNDNPRVPIKGFGFEDNRLMNGNWLRESQPNDILQFFRILAICHTAIPELDEESGKYTYEAESPDEASFLAAAREFGFEFCKRTQSSVFVRERFSSSGQVIEREYKVLNLLEFTSKRKRMSVIVRDEEGQILLLCKGADSIIFDRLAKNGKTYLGPTTRHLTEYGEAGLRTLALAYRKLDEEEYTAWNSEFLKAKTSIGSDRDELLEKGSDMIEKELILVGATAVEDKLQKGVPQCIDKLAQAGLKLWVLTGDKMETAINIGFACSLLRQGMRQICITSINPDGGSQDSKRAVKENILNQLTKAVQMVKLETDPHAAFALIIDGKTLTYALEDDMKYQFLALAVDCASVICCRVSPKQKALVTRLVKEGTGRTTLAIGDGANDVGMIQEADIGVGISGVEGMQAVMASDFSIAQFRFLERLLVVHGHWCYKRIAQMICYFFYKNIAFGLTLFYFEAFTGFSGQSVYNDYYLLLFNVVLTSLPVIALGVFEQDVSSEICLQFPALYQQGTKNLFFDWSRILGWMCNGVYSSLVIFFLNIGIIYSQAFRAGGQTADMDAVGTTMFTCIIWAVNVQIALTMSHFTWIQHVLIWGSIGLWYLFLALFGMMRPSLSGNIYSILDEILGPAPIYWMATLLVTVAAVLPYVAHIAFQRFLNPLDHHIIQEIKYYKRDVEDARMWTREGSKAREKTKIGFTARVDAKIRHLRSKLNKKQSNLSHFSAEDAMSPRSL from the exons TCCCTAAATCCTTATACGAGCAGTTCCACCGCGCCGCGAACCTCTACTTCCTGGTAGCCGCCATCCTCTCCGTCTTCCCTCTCTCCCCCTTCAACAAATGGAGCATGATCGCTCCTTTAGTCTTCGTCGTGGGGCTCAGCATGATGAAAGAGGCTCTGGAGGATTGGCGCAGGTTCATCCAAGACGTGAAGATCAACGCGAGGAAGACGTGTGTTCATAAAACTGATGGTGGATTTCGTTCTAGAAAGTGGAAGAAGGTTAGAGTTGGAGACGTTGTGAAGGTGGAGAAGGACGAGTTCTTCCCTGCTGATTTGCTTCTTCTGTCGTCTAGCTACGAGGATGGGATTTGTTATGTTGAGACTATGAACTTAGATGGTGAAACGAACTTGAAAGTGAAGAGGTCTTTGGAAGTGACACTACCACTAGATGATGATGAGTCTTTTAAAAACTTCATGGGGACTATAAGATGTGAAGATCCAAACCCAAGTCTCTACACCTTCGTTGGGAATCTTGAGTATCAGCGTCAAACATTTCCTTTGGATCCAAGTCAGGTTCTGTTAAGAGACTCAAAGCTTAGGAACACAGCTTACGTCTACGGAGTGGTGGTCTTCACAGGTCACGACACTAAAGTTATGCAAAACTCAACGAAGTCACCTTCAAAGAGAAGCAGAATCGAAAGGACAATGGACTACATCATCTACACGCTTCTAGTCCTACTCATCTTGATCTCTTGCATCAGCTCATCAGGCTTCGCTTGGGAGACAGAGTTCCACATGCCGAAGATGTGGTACTTGCGACCTGACGCCCCCGAGGATCTAACCAACCCTATAAGTCCAGTCTACGCTGGCGTTGTCCATCTCATCACCGCTCTGTTGCTTTACGGATACTTGATTCCAATCTCTCTTTATGTCTCTATAGAAGTTGTCAAAGTCTGGCAAGCAAGTTTTATTAATCAAGACTTGCGCATGTACGATGATGAGAGTGGCGTCCCCGCGCAAGCGCGAACTTCGAATCTAAACGAAGAGCTTGGTCAGGTGCATACTATACTCTCTGATAAGACGGGGACGTTGACGTGTAACCAGATGGATTTCTTGAAATGTTCCATCGCTGGTGCTTCTTATGGTGTTCGTTCAAGCGAAGTGGAGCTAGCTGCTGCTAAGCAGATGGCTGTTGATCGTGAAGAGCATGGAGAGATGGTAACAAGTACTAGAGTGTATGGTACGTGTGACAGTAGCGGCACGCGTGAGATAGAGGTGGAAAGTGGAGGGGATAATAATGACAATCCTAGAGTTCCTATAAAGGGGTTTGGTTTTGAGGATAACAGGCTCATGAATGGGAACTGGTTAAGGGAGTCGCAGCCAAATGATATCTTGCAGTTCTTTAGGATATTAGCTATTTGTCACACGGCGATTCCTGAGCTGGACGAGGAGAGTGGTAAGTACACTTATGAAGCAGAGTCGCCTGATGAGGCTTCTTTTCTTGCTGCTGCTAGAGAGTTTGGTTTTGAGTTTTGTAAGAGGACTCAGTCAAGCGTGTTTGTCCGTGAGAGATTCTCTTCTTCAGGGCAAGTAATAGAGAG GGAGTATAAAGTTCTGAATCTGTTGGAATTCACAAGCAAAAGAAAGAGAATGTCCGTGATTGTAAGGGATGAGGAAGGGCAGATTCTTCTACTATGCAAAGGAGCCGACAG CATTATCTTTGATCGGTTGGCAAAGAATGGGAAGACATACTTGGGACCTACAACTAGGCATTTAACTGAGTATGGAGAAGCTGGGCTACGTACACTCGCACTTGCTTACAGAAAGCTTGATGAGGAGGAATATACAGCTTGGAACTCTGAGTTTCTCAAGGCTAAGACTTCAATAGGATCTGATAGAGATGAGCTGCTTGAGAAGGGATCGGATATGATTGAAAAGGAGCTTATCCTTGTTGGTGCTACTGCTGTGGAGGACAAACTTCAGAAAGGG GTTCCTCAATGCATAGATAAACTTGCTCAAGCTGGTCTCAAACTATGGGTTTTAACTGGGGACAAAATGGAAACAGCAATCAACATTGG ATTTGCGTGTAGTTTACTTAGGCAAGGCATGAGACAGATCTGCATAACATCAATAAATCCAGATGGAGGATCCCAAGATTCAAAAAGG GCTGTGAAGGAGAACATTTTGAATCAACTCACTAAAGCTGTACAAATGGTGAAGCTAGAGACGGATCCGCATGCTGCGTTTGCTTTGATCATTGACGGGAAAACACTAACTTATGCATTGGAGGATGATATGAAGTATCAGTTCTTGGCTTTAGCAGTTGACTGTGCGTCAGTCATCTGCTGTCGCGTGTCTCCCAAGCAAAAGGCTTTGGTAACAAGGCTGGTTAAAGAAGGAACCGGAAGAACCACACTGGCAATAGGCGATGGTGCAAATGATGTTGGGATGATTCAAGAAGCTGACATTGGTGTAGGAATCAGTGGAGTTGAAGGCATGCAGGCTGTTATGGCTAGTGACTTTTCCATTGCGCAGTTTCGGTTCTTGGAACGATTACTCGTCGTCCATGGACACTGGTGCTACAAAAGAATAGCTCAAATG ATATGCTATTTCTTCTACAAGAACATAGCATTTGGTCTCACTCTCTTCTACTTTGAAGCCTTCACTGGATTCTCCGGACAATCAGTGTACAACGACTATTACCTACTGCTCTTCAATGTTGTCCTTACCTCATTGCCAGTGATTGCCCTTGGAGTCTTTGAACAGGATGTTTCCTCCGAAATCTGTTTACAA TTTCCTGCTTTATACCAACAAGGCACAAAGAACCTCTTCTTTGATTGGTCAAGAATCCTTGGATGGATGTGCAACGGCGTCTACTCATCGCTAGTCATATTCTTCCTCAACATCGGAATCATCTACTCACAAGCCTTCAGAGCAGGTGGCCAAACAGCTGACATGGATGCTGTCGGCACAACCATGTTCACTTGCATCATATGGGCAGTCAATGTTCAAATCGCGTTAACCATGTCCCACTTCACTTGGATCCAACACGTTCTGATATGGGGAAGCATCGGTCTGTGGTATCTCTTCCTAGCTCTCTTCGGGATGATGCGCCCAAGCCTCTCCGGAAACATTTACAGTATCCTCGATGAGATTCTTGGTCCTGCGCCTATCTACTGGATGGCTACGTTGCTGGTCACGGTGGCTGCGGTTCTTCCTTACGTTGCTCACATTGCTTTCCAGAGGTTCTTGAATCCGTTGGATCATCATATCATACAAGAGATTAAATACTACAAAAGAGATGTTGAGGACGCGAGGATGTGGACCAGAGAGGGTAGTAAAGCGAGAGAGAAGACCAAGATTGGGTTCACAGCTAGAGTTGACGCAAAGATCAGGCATCTAAGGTCGAAACTGAACAAGAAACAGTCGAATTTGTCGCATTTTTCAGCTGAAGATGCAATGTCACCTAGATCATTGTAG
- the LOC103831777 gene encoding casein kinase 1-like protein 2 isoform X1 translates to MEPRVGNKFRLGRKIGSGSFGEIYLGTNIQTNEEVAIKLENVKTKHPQLLYESKLYKVLQGGTGVPNVKWYGTEGDYNVLVIDLLGPSLEDLFNFCSRKLSLKTVLMLADQMINRIEFVHQKSFLHRDIKPDNFLMGLGRRANQVYVIDFGLAKKYRDSNNQHIPYRENKNLTGTARYASMNTHLGIEQSRRDDLESLGFVLMYFLKGSLPWQGLKAGNKKQKYERISEKKVSTSIESLCRGYPSEFASYFHYCRSLRFDDKPDYAYLKRLFRDLFIREGFQFDYVFDWTILKYQQSQISTPPPRPHGAGVGPSSGLPPAIASAERPSAAGGEEVRPSGWLLGNPRRSSGHIFNSGSSAKQKAPVSSDPAISKDVVLSSSSFLRATGSSRRATVSSSREPAVPGTDSEPSKPQNIEAGSSSNPKIHGGRSSPIVSSDNNKLSSPSRGNTSVMKNYESNLKGIESLHF, encoded by the exons ATGGAGCCGAGAGTCGGAAACAAGTTTCGGCTCGGGAGGAAGATCGGTAGTGGATCCTTCGGAGAGATCTATCTTG GTACGAATATACAGACGAATGAAGAAGTTGCCATTAAACTT GAAAATGTGAAAACTAAGCATCCTCAGTTGCTGTATGAATCAAAATTGTATAAAGTATTACAAGGAGGAA CCGGAGTTCCAAACGTTAAATGGTATGGTACTGAAGGGGACTATAACGTCCTTGTGATAGACTTGCTGGGGCCTAGCCTTGAAGATCTATTCAACTTCTGTAGTAGGAAACTCTCACTTAAGACTGTACTAATGCTTGCAGATCAAATG ATCAATCGCATTGAATTTGTTCATCAGAAGTCATTTCTACACCGGGACATCAAGCCTGACAACTTTCTGATGGGTCTCGGAAGGCGCGCAAATCAG GTATATGTCATCGACTTTGGTCTGGCAAAGAAGTATCGAGACTCAAATAATCAGCATATTCCGTACAG GGAAAACAAAAACTTGACTGGAACGGCTAGATACGCCAGCATGAACACTCACCTTGGCATAG AACAAAGTCGTAGAGATGATTTGGAGTCACTGGGATTTGTTCTCATGTACTTCTTAAAAGGAAG TCTTCCTTGGCAAGGACTGAAAGCTGGCAATAAGAAGCAAAAGTATGAGAGAATCAGTGAAAAGAAAGTATCGACATCTATTGAG tCTTTGTGCCGTGGATATCCATCCGAATTCGCTTCTTACTTTCATTATTGCCGTTCCCTGAGATTCGACGACAAGCCAGACTATGCCTACCTGAAACGTCTTTTCCGTGACCTGTTTATTCGCGAAG GCTTccagtttgattatgtatttgaTTGGACGATCCTGAAGTATCAGCAATCACAGATTTCAACTCCGCCTCCCCGGCCTCAC GGCGCTGGAGTTGGTCCAAGCTCTGGCTTACCCCCTGCTATCGCTAGTGCTGAGAGACCATCAG CTGCAGGTGGCGAGGAAGTTAGACCTTCTGGTTGGTTATTAGGAAACCCTAGACGAAGTTCTGGACATATTTTTAACTCAGGAAGCTCAGCTAAACAAAAGGCACCAGTTTCAAGTGATCCTGCAATATCTAAAGATGTAGTG TTATCAAGCTCTAGCTTTCTCCGCGCAACTGGATCATCAAGACGTGCTACTGTCTCCAGTAGTCGCGAGCCTGCAGTTCCTGGAACTGATTCTGAGCCATCAAAACCTCAAAACATTGAAGCTGGATCAAGCTCCAACCCAAAGATCCATGGTGGTCGAAGCTCACCTATCGTCTCATCTGATAACAACAAGCTATCATCTCCCTCGAGGGGAAATACTTCAGTGATGAAGAACTATGAGTCCAACCTTAAAGGGATCGAGAGTCTGCATTTTTAG
- the LOC103831777 gene encoding casein kinase 1-like protein 2 isoform X2 — MEPRVGNKFRLGRKIGSGSFGEIYLGTNIQTNEEVAIKLENVKTKHPQLLYESKLYKVLQGGTGVPNVKWYGTEGDYNVLVIDLLGPSLEDLFNFCSRKLSLKTVLMLADQMINRIEFVHQKSFLHRDIKPDNFLMGLGRRANQVYVIDFGLAKKYRDSNNQHIPYRENKNLTGTARYASMNTHLGIEQSRRDDLESLGFVLMYFLKGSLPWQGLKAGNKKQKYERISEKKVSTSIESLCRGYPSEFASYFHYCRSLRFDDKPDYAYLKRLFRDLFIREGFQFDYVFDWTILKYQQSQISTPPPRPHGAGVGPSSGLPPAIASAERPSGGEEVRPSGWLLGNPRRSSGHIFNSGSSAKQKAPVSSDPAISKDVVLSSSSFLRATGSSRRATVSSSREPAVPGTDSEPSKPQNIEAGSSSNPKIHGGRSSPIVSSDNNKLSSPSRGNTSVMKNYESNLKGIESLHF; from the exons ATGGAGCCGAGAGTCGGAAACAAGTTTCGGCTCGGGAGGAAGATCGGTAGTGGATCCTTCGGAGAGATCTATCTTG GTACGAATATACAGACGAATGAAGAAGTTGCCATTAAACTT GAAAATGTGAAAACTAAGCATCCTCAGTTGCTGTATGAATCAAAATTGTATAAAGTATTACAAGGAGGAA CCGGAGTTCCAAACGTTAAATGGTATGGTACTGAAGGGGACTATAACGTCCTTGTGATAGACTTGCTGGGGCCTAGCCTTGAAGATCTATTCAACTTCTGTAGTAGGAAACTCTCACTTAAGACTGTACTAATGCTTGCAGATCAAATG ATCAATCGCATTGAATTTGTTCATCAGAAGTCATTTCTACACCGGGACATCAAGCCTGACAACTTTCTGATGGGTCTCGGAAGGCGCGCAAATCAG GTATATGTCATCGACTTTGGTCTGGCAAAGAAGTATCGAGACTCAAATAATCAGCATATTCCGTACAG GGAAAACAAAAACTTGACTGGAACGGCTAGATACGCCAGCATGAACACTCACCTTGGCATAG AACAAAGTCGTAGAGATGATTTGGAGTCACTGGGATTTGTTCTCATGTACTTCTTAAAAGGAAG TCTTCCTTGGCAAGGACTGAAAGCTGGCAATAAGAAGCAAAAGTATGAGAGAATCAGTGAAAAGAAAGTATCGACATCTATTGAG tCTTTGTGCCGTGGATATCCATCCGAATTCGCTTCTTACTTTCATTATTGCCGTTCCCTGAGATTCGACGACAAGCCAGACTATGCCTACCTGAAACGTCTTTTCCGTGACCTGTTTATTCGCGAAG GCTTccagtttgattatgtatttgaTTGGACGATCCTGAAGTATCAGCAATCACAGATTTCAACTCCGCCTCCCCGGCCTCAC GGCGCTGGAGTTGGTCCAAGCTCTGGCTTACCCCCTGCTATCGCTAGTGCTGAGAGACCATCAG GTGGCGAGGAAGTTAGACCTTCTGGTTGGTTATTAGGAAACCCTAGACGAAGTTCTGGACATATTTTTAACTCAGGAAGCTCAGCTAAACAAAAGGCACCAGTTTCAAGTGATCCTGCAATATCTAAAGATGTAGTG TTATCAAGCTCTAGCTTTCTCCGCGCAACTGGATCATCAAGACGTGCTACTGTCTCCAGTAGTCGCGAGCCTGCAGTTCCTGGAACTGATTCTGAGCCATCAAAACCTCAAAACATTGAAGCTGGATCAAGCTCCAACCCAAAGATCCATGGTGGTCGAAGCTCACCTATCGTCTCATCTGATAACAACAAGCTATCATCTCCCTCGAGGGGAAATACTTCAGTGATGAAGAACTATGAGTCCAACCTTAAAGGGATCGAGAGTCTGCATTTTTAG
- the LOC103831776 gene encoding uncharacterized protein LOC103831776 — translation MFRSKSCREEITGRRSSITNKYHCLTSNGEAAPSPTNQLPPVMMRSYSVSTYSPYKNPTTVRDRDSPNSKSKRRTSKAKKGYKGLCEAEIQRKKRVAGYNVYGVEGKVKGSMKKSFKWFKETCSNAVYGLW, via the coding sequence ATGTTCAGATCCAAGTCATGCAGAGAAGAGATCACAGGAAGAAGAAGCAGCATCACCAACAAGTACCATTGCTTAACTAGTAATGGAGAAGCAGCACCAAGTCCAACAAACCAGCTCCCACCAGTGATGATGAGATCTTACAGCGTATCAACTTATAGTCCATACAAGAATCCAACGACGGTGAGAGACAGAGACAGTCCCAACAGTAAATCGAAGAGAAGAACTAGTAAGGCGAAGAAAGGGTACAAGGGTTTGTGTGAGGCAGAGAttcagaggaagaagagagtggCTGGTTATAATGTGTATGGTGTTGAAGGGAAAGTGAAGGGGTCTATGAAAAAGAGCTTCAAATGGTTCAAGGAGACTTGTTCAAATGCTGTCTATGGTTTGTGGTGA
- the LOC103831779 gene encoding eukaryotic initiation factor 4A-3 has translation MAGMASEGTQYDPRQFDTKMNAILGEEGQETFYTTYDEVCDSFDTMELRSDLLRGIYAYGFEKPSAIQQRGIIPFCKGLDVIQQAQSGTGKTATFCSGVLQQLDYTLLQCQALVLAPTRELAQQIEKVMRALGDYLGVKVHACVGGTSVREDQRILQYGVHVVVGTPGRVFDMLRRQSLRADAIKMFVLDEADEMLSRGFKDQIYDIFQLLPSKVQVGVFSATMPPEALEITRKFMSKPVRILVKRDELTLEGIKQFYVNVDKEEWKLETLCDLYETLAITQSVIFVNTRRKVDWLTDKMRSRDHTVSATHGDMDQNTRDIIMREFRSGSSRVLITTDLLARGIDVQQVSLVINFDLPTQPENYLHRIGRSGRFGRKGVAINFMTTDDERMMSDIQKFYNVVVEELPNNVADLL, from the exons ATGGCAGGAATGGCGTCTGAAGGAACTCAATATGATCCACGTCAGTTTGATACCAAGATGAACGCCAT ACTCGGTGAGGAAGGACAGGAAACTTTCTACACCACCTATGACGAAGTCTGCGATAGCTTTGATACCATGGAACTCAGGTCTGATCTTCTCCGGGGTATCTACGCCTATG GTTTTGAGAAGCCTTCTGCTATTCAACAGAGAGGAATCATCCCATTCTGCAAGGGCCTCGACGTGATCCAGCAAGCTCAATCCGGAACCGGCAAGACCGCCACCTTCTGCTCCGGCGTCCTCCAGCAGCTCGACTACACTCTCCTCCAGTGCCAAGCTCTTGTTCTAGCACCTACAAGAGAGCTAGCTCAGCAGATTGAAAAGGTCATGAGAGCTCTCGGCGACTACCTCGGCGTCAAGGTCCACGCGTGTGTCGGCGGAACAAGCGTCCGTGAGGATCAACGTATCCTCCAGTATGGTGTCCACGTCGTTGTTGGCACACCTGGTCGCGTCTTCGACATGCTCCGCAGGCAGTCTCTCCGCGCAGACGCCATCAAGATGTTTGTTCTCGACGAAGCTGATGAGATGCTCTCTCGCGGCTTCAAGGATCAGATTTACGACATCTTCCAGCTTCTCCCTTCCAAGGTCCAGGTTGGCGTCTTCTCAGCCACGATGCCGCCTGAAGCGCTTGAGATCACGAGGAAGTTTATGAGCAAACCGGTGAGGATTCTCGTCAAGCGCGACGAGCTAACTCTCGAAGGTATCAAGCAGTTTTACGTCAACGTTGATAAAGAAGAGTGGAAGCTGGAGACGTTATGTGATCTCTACGAGACGCTGGCTATCACTCAGAGTGTTATCTTTGTGAACACTAGGCGTAAGGTTGATTGGTTGACTGATAAAATGAGGAGCCGTGACCATACGGTGTCGGCGACGCATGGAGATATGGATCAGAACACGAGAGACATCATCATGAGAGAGTTTAGGTCGGGATCTTCTCGCGTGCTGATAACCACTGATCTTCTTGCGCGTGGTATAGATGTTCAGCAGGTGTCTCTGGTGATTAACTTTGACCTGCCGACGCAGCCGGAGAATTACCTTCACCGTATCGGAAGGAGTGGGAGGTTTGGGAGGAAGGGAGTGGCGATTAACTTTATGACGACGGATGATGAGAGGATGATGTCTGATATTCAGAAGTTTTACAATGTGGTTGTCGAGGAGTTGCCTAACAATGTTGCTGATCTTCTCTAG